A part of Bacillus thuringiensis genomic DNA contains:
- a CDS encoding GNAT family N-acetyltransferase translates to MIELEIRLERLKEEQIGDIVALSSYIGWDYNREEIETIFDSGIVYGAWNERENLIASAAIILYGEKLASIGMVIVHPDYKGRGIGKAITNSCIKSVSVQTPIMLIATDEGKPLYEKLGFRVVSYVSKYICNSYNVNDYCVGNEDYMMNYEECDLEEIIKLDECAFGTNREEFLTKRMMQSEQCIVVKDKEQNVLGYGLSIQTPENKIIGPVVARDDAMAMRIVHYLARGHHGKLRMDVPEGKKDFVKELEITGFQKVNTPPIMMKNSDKLLKRSNELYSIAAQIFG, encoded by the coding sequence ATGATTGAATTAGAAATTAGGTTGGAGCGTCTTAAGGAAGAACAAATAGGCGATATTGTAGCGTTATCTTCTTATATTGGATGGGATTATAACAGAGAAGAAATTGAGACTATTTTTGATTCAGGTATCGTATATGGTGCGTGGAATGAGAGGGAGAACCTAATTGCTAGCGCAGCAATAATATTATATGGGGAGAAATTAGCGTCTATCGGAATGGTCATTGTACATCCAGATTATAAGGGGAGAGGGATTGGAAAGGCGATAACGAATTCATGTATTAAGAGCGTATCGGTTCAAACTCCCATTATGCTTATTGCTACGGATGAGGGAAAGCCTCTATATGAAAAATTAGGATTTAGAGTAGTAAGCTATGTTTCTAAATACATATGTAACTCGTACAATGTGAATGATTATTGTGTAGGAAATGAAGATTATATGATGAATTATGAAGAGTGTGATTTAGAAGAAATAATAAAATTGGATGAGTGTGCGTTTGGAACAAATAGAGAAGAGTTTTTAACGAAAAGAATGATGCAAAGTGAACAGTGCATCGTTGTAAAGGACAAGGAACAAAATGTATTAGGTTATGGTTTAAGTATACAAACACCAGAAAATAAAATAATAGGACCAGTCGTTGCAAGAGATGATGCGATGGCAATGAGGATTGTACATTATTTAGCAAGAGGGCATCATGGTAAATTAAGAATGGATGTACCAGAAGGAAAGAAAGATTTTGTGAAAGAATTAGAGATTACTGGTTTTCAAAAGGTTAATACACCACCAATTATGATGAAAAATAGCGATAAATTATTAAAAAGGAGTAATGAACTGTATAGCATTGCAGCACAAATTTTTGGATAA
- a CDS encoding cysteine hydrolase family protein encodes MKQALLIIDAQQELMDGNEQEKEVFRKTELLSTLNTAVQKAIDANALIVFVRDIDVASGSGEGFEVHNQIKVPKSAILINKAATNAFYGTSLLELLKEEKISHIVIGGCKTEHCIDTAVRTATVQGFDVTLIKNGHSTTDSNVLSAEQIIGHHNKTLHGHYNVDHFSVVRDVEEDLFQPIHDQYRD; translated from the coding sequence ATGAAACAGGCACTATTAATTATCGATGCGCAGCAAGAATTAATGGATGGAAATGAACAAGAAAAAGAAGTTTTTCGTAAAACCGAGTTATTATCTACATTAAATACAGCCGTACAGAAAGCAATAGATGCAAATGCCCTTATTGTTTTCGTAAGAGATATTGATGTTGCTTCTGGCAGCGGAGAAGGATTTGAAGTACATAATCAAATTAAAGTACCTAAGTCTGCAATCCTTATTAATAAAGCAGCAACAAACGCATTCTATGGCACCTCTTTACTCGAACTTTTAAAAGAAGAAAAAATTAGCCATATCGTTATCGGTGGATGTAAAACAGAACATTGTATCGATACCGCTGTTAGAACGGCGACTGTACAAGGATTTGACGTTACATTAATTAAAAACGGTCATTCCACAACTGATTCTAACGTATTATCTGCAGAGCAAATCATTGGTCATCATAATAAAACTCTACATGGTCATTATAATGTTGATCATTTTTCAGTTGTTAGAGATGTCGAGGAAGACCTTTTTCAACCTATTCATGATCAATACCGTGATTAA
- a CDS encoding DUF6123 family protein, which translates to MQTVEDYLSFLHTKGFKLSEEAQGFIMFGQGYTGASDGIVNAAIEATIKHQLQFDGSYFVALLERLKEEDITDKKSAKAFMRKLQA; encoded by the coding sequence ATGCAAACAGTAGAGGATTATCTTTCATTCTTACATACGAAAGGATTTAAATTATCAGAGGAAGCACAAGGGTTTATTATGTTCGGACAAGGATATACTGGTGCATCTGATGGAATTGTGAACGCGGCAATAGAAGCGACAATTAAACATCAATTACAGTTCGATGGAAGTTATTTTGTTGCGTTATTAGAACGATTGAAAGAAGAAGATATTACAGATAAAAAAAGCGCTAAGGCTTTTATGCGGAAGTTACAAGCGTAA